Genomic DNA from Acidobacteriota bacterium:
GTAAACTCGATCACCCGGTACTGGCAGCATGATCCTTTGGGTAGACGCACAATTTTCACCAGCTATTGCCACCTGGATACAAACAACGTTTGGCATAGAGGCTTATGCCTTGCGTGACATTGGTTTACGGGATGCAACCGACCTGGAAATCTTCAATCAGGCGAAAGTCGTTGGAGCAGTTATCTTGACCAAAGACA
This window encodes:
- a CDS encoding DUF5615 family PIN-like protein, with product MILWVDAQFSPAIATWIQTTFGIEAYALRDIGLRDATDLEIFNQAKVVGAVILTKDTRVLPI